A genomic segment from Ptychodera flava strain L36383 chromosome 8, AS_Pfla_20210202, whole genome shotgun sequence encodes:
- the LOC139138606 gene encoding peptidyl-prolyl cis-trans isomerase FKBP2-like, translating into MAAPISNTVVVILLICLVCYQSKCEDETFEIEGIQVVRTQIPKTCDFAAEDGDTLSIHYRGTLEDGTEFDSSIKRKRPFTFTLGQGAVIKGWDLGIKGMCIGEKRTLTIPSEKGYGDRGSPPKIPGGATLIFETHLVDID; encoded by the exons atggcggcgcccattTCGAACACAGTGGTTGTGATACTTCTCATCTGTTTAGTGTGTTATCAATCAAAATGTGAAGATGAAACTTTTGAAATCGAAGGCATACAAGTGGTTCGGACACAAATTCCAAAAACCTGCGATTTTGCAGCAGAAGATGGAGATACTCTTTCAATACACT ACAGAGGTACTTTAGAAGACGGAACAGAGTTTGATTCCAGTATAAAAAGAAAAAG GCCGTTCACCTTTACCCTTGGCCAAGGTGCGGTCATCAAAGGTTGGGACCTGGGAATAAAGGGAATGTGCATCGGTGAGAAGAGAACATTGACGATTCCATCGGAGAAAGGATATGGAGACAGGGGATCACCGCCGAAGATACCAGGAG GTGCAACACTGATATTTGAGACTCACCTTGTGGACATTGACTGA
- the LOC139139534 gene encoding chondroadherin-like, producing MLKMVKFTYVLHLVWLACVPVLADTENSDECPVPSLGRCTCKAFADKLHIECIDASLMSVPRDIPENTKTIYIRNDRIETLERDTFLQLPNLELLEIPLVRLTAVQVGAFNGLTALVDLKLDQNYLTNLETGTFDGLINLMWLGLNHNKINSLPMSIFRDLQKLKFLHLEGNMLTELEAGAFDGLVNLTQLMISHNQFIEVPVKGLRSIPGDTLQVLNLGDNMIKALPANIFNIENLKNVHSLLLQGNGISSSGIDKSSFRGLSLHNLDLSNNSIEGLNESAFRDVFLPTVGDRVPTLNLESNPLLCDCKTRGFWDWWKTTDVVVSGSCAQPTFLRDKPIANLTSADFRCRQDLILPPDDVVIELGASDTVCCSAIRYEDDDLMVTWFGPHHDTMETRDRCIQVNMTSESDEGLYTCVALTTDSYDEANIAVTAPRRTTRAPPPPTSAVIPTDPLVTGADSVTTSFTSNTSNTNFTTEIGVPIEGEDSTVTAVVVCFCVIFVGAIVCAVVFIGCRNRRKRKKTKGDVRSTSVTWTSMQSDVVKMQGVPKSKAPNTKYEKLTSAEGV from the coding sequence ATGTTGAAGATGGTTAAGTTCACCTACGTGCTTCACCTCGTCTGGTTAGCTTGTGTACCCGTCCTCGCAGACACCGAAAACTCCGACGAGTGTCCCGTGCCATCCCTCGGCAGGTGTACATGCAAAGCATTCGCCGACAAACTGCATATTGAATGCATCGATGCCTCGCTGATGTCTGTACCGAGGGACATACCCGAGAACACGAAAACGATCTACATACGGAATGATCGCATCGAAACACTGGAGAGGGACACATTCTTGCAACTTCCCAACCTTGAGTTGTTGGAAATACCCTTGGTACGACTAACTGCTGTTCAAGTTGGAGCGTTCAATGGACTCACGGCTTTGGTGGATCTCAAACTCGATCAAAATTACCTCACGAATCTGGAGACTGGGACATTTGACGGGCTGATTAATTTAATGTGGCTTGGTCTGAACCACAACAAAATCAACTCACTGCCTATGAGCATTTTCCGGGACCTACAGAAACTGAAATTTTTGCACCTCGAGGGGAATATGTTGACAGAACTGGAGGCTGGAGCGTTCGACGGGCTTGTAAACTTAACCCAGTTAATGATTAGCCATAACCAATTCATTGAGGTGCCAGTCAAGGGCCTGCGCTCCATACCGGGGGACACGCTGCAGGTGCTTAACCTGGGAGACAATATGATCAAAGCTCTCCCAGCGAACATTTTCAATATTGAGAACTTGAAAAACGTGCACTCTTTATTGCTGCAAGGGAACGGCATCAGTTCGAGtggcatcgacaaaagttcgtTCCGAGGTCTGTCGCTCCACAACCTCGATTTGTCGAATAACTCCATCGAAGGACTGAACGAGTCGGCTTTCCGTGACGTGTTTCTACCGACTGTTGGTGACCGTGTTCCCACGCTAAATCTCGAGTCGAACCCACTCCTGTGCGATTGCAAAACCCGTGGGTTTTGGGACTGGTGGAAAACGACCGATGTCGTTGTTTCCGGCAGCTGTGCGCAGCCGACTTTTCTACGGGATAAACCAATAGCGAATCTCACCTCAGCCGATTTCAGATGTCGACAGGACTTAATTCTGCCCCCGGACGACGTGGTGATCGAGCTCGGAGCCAGCGATACCGTCTGTTGCAGCGCAATCCGCTACGAAGATGACGACTTGATGGTGACGTGGTTCGGGCCGCATCACGACACCATGGAAACAAGAGACCGGTGCATACAGGTAAACATGACGTCAGAAAGTGATGAAGGGTTGTACACTTGCGTTGCCTTGACGACAGATTCTTACGATGAGGCGAATATAGCCGTTACCGCCCCACGGAGGACCACAAGGGCACCGCCACCACCGACATCTGCAGTCATTCCGACAGACCCGTTGGTCACAGGAGCAGACTCAGTTACGACGAGTTTTACTAGTAACACATCCAACACGAACTTCACAACGGAAATTGGAGTACCTATCGAGGGCGAAGACTCTACAGTGACCGCGGTCGTCGTTTGTTTCTGCGTCATATTCGTCGGGGCGATAGTGTGTGCAGTCGTATTCATCGGGTGTCGAAACCGgcggaaaagaaagaaaacgaaAGGAGACGTGAGGTCAACTTCGGTCACGTGGACTTCTATGCAGAGCGATGTTGTCAAAATGCAGGGAGTGCCAAAATCGAAGGCTCCAAATACGaaatatgaaaaactgacatcGGCGGAAGGTGTTTGA
- the LOC139139536 gene encoding leucine-rich repeats and immunoglobulin-like domains protein 2, with the protein MATLKIFMWIVLTSSTSVIVRNCDADGAICPTSSGCVCSESPTSGIVEARCTKVSDLSTSLRALPLNTTKLTVTSLTLTTLPSDAFLFAPRRLEIINMDDNAIEKVNQGTFDGLSNLRSLNLSKNAIASLDNGDLYGLTALETLDLSENVLTDFGTADLWMDVPQLTVLYLDGNHIFYLKSGIFSALQNLAVLSLSRNRIREISSASFEGLSKLETLMIGWNNLSSIPSTALKSVNSTKFRTLDLSGNPIKNLQADAFNSESFGKLHSLYLDDLDLKLHEIETHAFAGLYALSMLYLRRNRLHLLRSSDFSQLQGLQFLALDDNPLLCTCEMYDFADYIKAISLHSVTGYCHEPVYLRNRAIVNVSLSEYRCQQRIIKHHAGNLTVEVGNTATVCCNTETYHEDVQISWYLQDGTAINRRPMSCLTRKTISGADEGTYTCVATTPKLFDEFTMSIIVRPNERSAEMPRHSTTMERAPAATIATGRTLEDWSAYHHRRMIIIAAIVSTGSVIAIVLFMVYFMLCRRQPQRTFTNGYRRGLLSDPVSVPLVSDDSLELTNEALEIERRIARNSRPSSQISAV; encoded by the coding sequence ATGGCAACTTTGAAGATATTCATGTGGATTGTGTTGACCAGTAGTACGTCGGTGATCGTACGGAACTGTGATGCTGACGGAGCGATCTGTCCTACGAGTTCTGGTTGTGTGTGCTCAGAGTCGCCGACCTCTGGAATTGTTGAAGCACGTTGTACTAAAGTTAGTGATCTTTCGACCAGTCTTCGTGCGTTGCCGCTGAATACGACTAAACTTACCGTGACCTCGCTCACGCTGACGACACTGCCGTCAGATGCTTTCCTGTTCGCTCCTCGGCGGCTGGAAATCATCAATATGGACGACAACGCCATCGAAAAGGTGAACCAGGGGACCTTCGATGGCCTGTCAAATTTAAGAAGTCTGAATCTTAGCAAAAACGCAATCGCGTCACTTGACAATGGGGATCTTTATGGGTTAACTGCCCTGGAAACGCTAGATCTCAGCGAAAATGTACTGACGGATTTTGGGACCGCCGACTTGTGGATGGATGTACCACAGCTGACAGTGCTTTATCTTGATGGTAATCACATCTTTTACTTGAAGTCAGGTATTTTCAGTGCGTTACAAAATCTAGCTGTGTTATCGCTGTCCAGAAACAGGATAAGGGAGATAAGCAGCGCATCATTTGAGGGTTTGTCGAAACTGGAAACATTGATGATAGGTTGGAACAATTTGTCCTCTATTCCGTCAACCGCGCTCAAATCCGTGAACTCGACCAAGTTCCGAACGCTCGATTTGAGTGGCAACCCTATCAAGAATTTGCAGGCTGACGCTTTCAATAGCGAAAGCTTTGGGAAATTACACAGCCTCTATTTGGATGATTTAGATTTAAAACTACACGAAATCGAGACGCACGCCTTTGCCGGTCTATATGCACTATCTATGCTCTACCTGCGAAGGAATCGTCTACACCTGTTGAGAAGCTCGGACTTTTCACAACTTCAAGGTCTCCAGTTCTTAGCGCTGGACGACAATCCACTACTTTGTACTTGCGAGATGTATGATTTCGCGGACTATATCAAGGCCATCTCTCTTCACTCCGTCACGGGTTACTGTCACGAGCCCGTCTATCTCCGCAACCGGGCGATTGTGAATGTATCGCTGTCGGAATACAGGTGCCAACAGCGGATAATCAAACACCATGCCGGCAACCTGACGGTTGAGGTTGGTAACACCGCCACCGTGTGTTGCAACACAGAAACTTATCATGAAGATGTCCAAATCAGCTGGTATTTGCAAGACGGTACCGCGATAAATCGGCGACCAATGAGCTGCCTCACCAGAAAAACTATTTCAGGGGCCGACGAGGGGACGTACACTTGTGTAGCAACCACGCCGAAACTATTCGATGAGTTCACGATGTCGATAATCGTGCGGCCAAACGAGCGGTCCGCTGAAATGCCACGCCATTCGACGACCATGGAGCGAGCTCCGGCAGCAACCATAGCAACTGGGAGGACTTTAGAGGACTGGAGCGCATATCACCATCGAAGAATGATTATAATAGCAGCTATCGTATCTACGGGGTCTGTGATTGCCATCGTCCTGTTCATGGTGTATTTCATGCTGTGCCGTCGTCAGCCTCAACGAACGTTTACCAACGGCTACCGTCGAGGATTGTTATCGGACCCCGTGTCGGTCCCGCTGGTGAGCGATGACTCCCTCGAATTGACCAACGAAGCCCTGGAAATCGAGCGAAGAATAGCCAGGAATAGCCGCCCAAGCTCACAGATTTCGGCAGTGTAA